The following proteins come from a genomic window of Myroides odoratus DSM 2801:
- the fmt gene encoding methionyl-tRNA formyltransferase, whose amino-acid sequence MKDLRIIFMGTPDFAVGILDAMYQHNFNIVAVITAPDRPAGRGQKLKFSAVKEYAVEKQLPVLQPTNLKDEAFLTELASYQANLQVVVAFRMLPAAVWQMPSLGTFNLHASLLPDYRGAAPINWAIINGETKTGVTTFFIDEKIDTGAIILKKETAIGAKETAGELHDRLMVLGAETVVETLELIQKGDVQVVHQPAEDTKTAYKLNRENCKIDFSKTGMEIEQLIRGLSPYPAAWCMLEDRDTQQEWSIKIYEAHFEEEEHQLNIGQLVTTKKTMKVAVQNGFLDLVKLQLPGKKMMLANEVLNGQKFSENAIVL is encoded by the coding sequence ATGAAAGACTTGCGTATCATTTTTATGGGAACCCCTGATTTTGCAGTTGGAATTCTCGATGCGATGTATCAACATAACTTCAATATTGTGGCTGTGATTACAGCACCCGATCGACCAGCAGGTAGAGGACAGAAATTAAAATTTTCTGCGGTTAAAGAATATGCAGTAGAGAAACAATTGCCTGTTTTACAACCGACAAATTTAAAAGATGAAGCTTTTTTAACGGAGTTAGCTTCTTACCAAGCCAACCTTCAAGTGGTGGTTGCCTTTAGAATGTTGCCTGCAGCCGTATGGCAAATGCCATCTTTGGGGACTTTTAACCTACATGCTTCTTTACTCCCTGATTATAGAGGTGCTGCACCAATCAACTGGGCGATTATCAATGGAGAAACTAAAACAGGTGTAACGACCTTCTTTATTGATGAAAAAATTGATACAGGAGCTATTATTTTAAAGAAAGAAACGGCTATTGGAGCCAAAGAAACGGCTGGCGAACTACACGATCGCTTAATGGTTTTAGGTGCTGAAACTGTGGTAGAAACACTCGAATTAATTCAAAAAGGAGACGTACAAGTGGTTCATCAACCTGCGGAAGACACAAAAACGGCCTATAAATTGAACCGAGAGAATTGCAAAATTGACTTTTCAAAAACAGGTATGGAGATTGAGCAGTTAATCCGAGGTCTAAGCCCTTATCCAGCAGCTTGGTGCATGCTAGAAGACCGCGATACACAGCAAGAATGGAGCATCAAAATATACGAAGCACACTTCGAAGAAGAAGAACACCAACTAAATATAGGTCAATTAGTTACAACTAAAAAAACCATGAAAGTTGCGGTTCAAAATGGCTTTTTAGACCTCGTAAAATTACAGCTACCAGGCAAGAAAATGATGCTAGCAAATGAAGTATTAAATGGGCAAAAATTTAGCGAAAACGCTATCGTTTTATAA
- a CDS encoding HU family DNA-binding protein: MNKTELIDAIAKDAEISKVAAKKALESFLSNVESTLAKGDKISLVGFGSWSVSERAAREGRNPQTGKTIKIAAKKVVKFKAGSELEGSVNK, translated from the coding sequence ATGAACAAAACAGAATTAATTGATGCTATCGCAAAAGATGCAGAGATCAGTAAAGTTGCAGCTAAAAAAGCTTTAGAATCTTTCTTATCTAACGTTGAATCTACATTAGCTAAAGGAGACAAAATTTCATTGGTAGGTTTCGGTTCATGGTCAGTATCTGAAAGAGCGGCTAGAGAAGGAAGAAATCCTCAAACTGGAAAAACAATCAAAATTGCTGCTAAAAAAGTAGTTAAATTTAAAGCTGGATCTGAATTAGAAGGATCTGTAAACAAGTAG
- a CDS encoding YqgE/AlgH family protein, translating to MTKHEINKGDYLIALPSGYNPTDIEFNQSVILLTDHNIDGCMGFILNKPTPYLLSELVPESNGAFTVYHGGPVESDRLFCIHKCPDLIPDSIAITDQLYWGGDFSAIFSHIEMGLLTHLDLRFFMGYSGWDNGQLEMELTNQNWVKTSTLPFNLFEQATKSYWKQAIQTLGKDFRIWSNAPENPNLN from the coding sequence ATGACAAAACACGAGATTAATAAAGGAGATTATTTAATTGCACTTCCTTCTGGATACAATCCAACAGATATCGAATTCAACCAATCGGTTATTCTGTTAACGGATCACAACATTGATGGCTGTATGGGATTCATTTTAAATAAACCTACCCCCTATTTGTTAAGCGAGTTAGTACCGGAAAGCAATGGTGCTTTTACAGTCTATCACGGAGGTCCTGTTGAATCAGATCGCTTGTTTTGTATTCACAAATGCCCCGATTTAATTCCAGATAGTATTGCAATCACGGATCAGCTATATTGGGGAGGTGATTTTAGCGCGATTTTTAGCCATATTGAAATGGGGCTACTCACTCATTTGGATTTGCGTTTTTTTATGGGATATTCTGGCTGGGACAATGGCCAATTGGAAATGGAATTAACCAACCAAAATTGGGTAAAAACATCAACTTTGCCTTTCAACCTCTTTGAGCAAGCAACAAAATCTTATTGGAAACAAGCGATACAAACACTGGGTAAAGATTTTCGTATTTGGTCTAATGCACCAGAGAATCCTAATTTGAATTGA
- a CDS encoding aminotransferase class IV, whose product MINVNGKLVSTTDLAIENNRGFLYGDAVFETVRVLDKKVLFAEDHYFRLMSSMRIMRMEIPMHFTLENFQEEIIKTVDASASEAKAFRVRLTVFRDAEGKYFPQENKTIGFVLTAEVLEDAVYTFQEKQYEVELYKDFYVAANLLSTVKTTNRAVNVLASIFAAENEYQNCLLVNDKKNIIEAVNGNLFVVSKNVIKTPPLDEGCVKGVMRKQIIELLGKHPEYTLEESPISPFELQKADEIFITNVIIGVQPVTKYRKKTFTTQVAKDLVDRLNAKIRLM is encoded by the coding sequence ATGATTAATGTTAACGGCAAACTTGTTTCTACTACAGACCTTGCGATAGAAAACAACCGCGGTTTTTTATATGGAGATGCTGTTTTTGAAACAGTGAGAGTCTTAGATAAAAAAGTTTTATTCGCGGAAGACCACTACTTTAGATTGATGTCTTCGATGCGAATCATGCGTATGGAAATCCCCATGCACTTTACCCTAGAAAATTTTCAAGAAGAAATTATAAAAACAGTTGACGCTAGTGCAAGTGAGGCAAAAGCATTTCGCGTGCGCTTAACTGTTTTCCGTGATGCGGAAGGAAAGTACTTCCCTCAAGAAAATAAAACGATTGGATTTGTACTAACTGCAGAAGTTTTAGAAGATGCAGTGTATACGTTTCAAGAGAAGCAGTATGAAGTTGAACTGTACAAAGATTTTTATGTAGCAGCCAATTTATTGTCAACGGTAAAAACAACGAATCGCGCAGTCAATGTACTAGCTAGTATTTTCGCAGCAGAAAATGAGTATCAAAACTGTTTATTGGTGAATGACAAGAAGAACATCATCGAAGCAGTTAATGGAAATTTATTTGTAGTAAGTAAAAACGTAATTAAAACCCCTCCATTAGACGAAGGCTGTGTAAAGGGTGTAATGCGCAAACAAATCATAGAACTCCTCGGAAAACACCCTGAATACACGTTAGAAGAGAGTCCTATTTCTCCATTTGAATTGCAAAAAGCAGATGAGATCTTTATTACCAATGTAATTATAGGGGTTCAACCAGTAACAAAATACAGAAAGAAAACCTTTACGACGCAAGTAGCGAAAGATTTAGTTGATCGCTTGAATGCAAAAATTCGCTTGATGTAG
- a CDS encoding START-like domain-containing protein, with translation MKEKYELEFSINSSPQLLYQYVSDPSGLSEWFADNVNSRGEVYSFIWGDSEEKARVVTRKTDERVRYRWLDEEGDDTEYYFEIKIIRDELTKDVTIIVTDFAEADEINESKQLWENQIMDLKQVLGSA, from the coding sequence ATGAAAGAAAAATATGAATTAGAATTTTCAATAAATTCGTCCCCTCAATTGTTATATCAATACGTGTCAGATCCCTCAGGATTAAGCGAATGGTTTGCTGACAACGTAAACTCAAGAGGAGAAGTATATTCTTTTATATGGGGAGATTCGGAGGAAAAAGCAAGAGTAGTTACACGAAAAACGGACGAAAGAGTACGATATAGATGGCTAGATGAAGAGGGCGATGATACCGAATATTACTTTGAAATTAAAATAATACGCGATGAATTGACAAAAGATGTCACCATTATTGTAACTGATTTCGCAGAAGCAGATGAAATAAACGAATCAAAACAATTGTGGGAAAATCAAATCATGGATTTAAAACAAGTGTTAGGTTCTGCCTAA
- a CDS encoding YdeI/OmpD-associated family protein: MSKEIETYYPQSREEWRQWLEENHQSESSIWLVYYTKKSNIPSISWREAVDEALCFGWIDSTRKKVDDSSSIQYFSKRKPKSIWSKINKEIVQSLIDNKRMTKAGFESIEIAKQNGSWTILDEVEELIIPDDLELAFTRYSGSKEYFLSLSKSTKKILLSWIVLAKRHETKQKRIEEIAESMGGKQMPKPLK, translated from the coding sequence ATGTCTAAAGAAATAGAAACTTATTATCCTCAAAGTAGAGAAGAATGGAGGCAATGGTTGGAAGAAAACCATCAGTCTGAATCCTCTATTTGGCTTGTTTATTATACCAAAAAGTCAAATATTCCTTCCATCAGTTGGCGGGAAGCAGTTGATGAAGCACTTTGTTTTGGTTGGATCGACAGTACAAGAAAAAAAGTGGACGATTCTTCGTCTATCCAGTATTTTAGTAAACGCAAACCTAAAAGTATTTGGTCTAAAATCAATAAAGAGATTGTTCAATCCCTCATTGATAACAAGAGGATGACCAAAGCTGGTTTTGAAAGTATTGAAATCGCCAAGCAGAATGGTTCTTGGACTATCTTAGACGAAGTAGAAGAACTAATCATACCAGATGATTTAGAACTAGCTTTTACTAGATACAGCGGTTCAAAAGAGTATTTCTTGAGTTTGAGTAAGTCGACCAAAAAAATACTATTGAGTTGGATTGTCCTGGCCAAACGACACGAAACAAAACAGAAACGGATAGAGGAAATCGCTGAAAGTATGGGAGGAAAGCAAATGCCCAAACCATTGAAATAA
- a CDS encoding outer membrane beta-barrel family protein has translation MFNKNIPLLFTLALVVFFNFKLMAQDYAISGKIIDSTMRPKEYLYLNLLNSDASFYTAAVTDSLGQFNIQAPENLYIITIEQYGKTLLYRNVELRHNLNLGEIIIEEDNTQLDEINISIKKKIIERKVDRIVFNVEHSITSSSGDGMDILRQSPSIRVSDEKISIIGKNEIKIMVNNRLIPLSGNDLINYLKSIRAEDIAKVEIITTPPANFEAEGNSGLVNIILKSIPSDTGFNGRIHSSFTQSKYPSGTLGVSLNHTNKKIQILSALTIGDGITGPTLRNSFYYPDETWKTQSNRKDYYKYLSGRFGLDYKMSTNTNIGFQYLINLSEWDIDANETTFIQNKIKNSQLKTISNSDSKANSHSFNANFKHNFDSLGKELIIDLDYLNYKNDWNRNFTTLQENSSTGQNDISDLSIAVYSGKVHLSFPFSFGTLETGGKVSFATNDSYTILYPNTNNTSLSFERNDFVFKENIQAIYTNFNKSIGERIELKVGLRIENTHTSFLTKETNNTNKNNYIKLFPTLYLTYKLNENHNQVLALNYSRRIGRPNYIQLNPFRWYSNPFVYTEGNPSLQPSFTDNIELSHTFGNLISSFYFSRIKAGFGQVTITPTDTQIQHTRSENYYNSTQVGLSESFSFNPFSFWQSYNQGFVYYSKSKATIQGINPEQNGFGAYLSTDNTFSLNAQKTIALALNYWYQLPESYGLASTNGYGQFDIGFSMKVLKEQLTITGNVTDIFGTNRPKSTSYSNNIKQIYNNYFDSQYFRIGVSYNFGKNKIKDLSRETSNTEERSRTTI, from the coding sequence ATGTTTAATAAAAATATTCCACTCCTATTTACCCTAGCACTAGTTGTCTTTTTTAATTTCAAATTAATGGCTCAAGATTATGCCATTAGTGGCAAAATTATTGATTCAACCATGCGACCGAAGGAATATCTTTATCTTAATTTATTAAATAGTGACGCTTCATTTTATACTGCGGCCGTAACAGATAGCTTAGGGCAATTCAATATACAAGCACCCGAAAATCTATACATTATCACAATTGAACAATATGGAAAAACACTATTATATAGAAACGTAGAACTACGACATAACCTCAACCTTGGAGAGATTATAATTGAGGAAGACAACACTCAACTTGATGAAATTAATATAAGTATTAAAAAAAAGATTATAGAACGAAAAGTAGATCGAATCGTTTTTAATGTTGAACATTCTATTACTAGTTCTAGTGGTGATGGTATGGATATTTTACGTCAATCACCTAGTATACGAGTTAGTGATGAAAAGATTTCTATTATTGGAAAAAATGAGATTAAAATAATGGTTAATAACAGATTAATTCCATTATCCGGAAATGATTTAATCAATTATTTAAAAAGTATCCGTGCAGAAGACATTGCTAAAGTAGAAATCATTACAACCCCTCCTGCAAATTTTGAAGCAGAAGGAAATAGTGGTCTAGTGAATATTATATTAAAAAGCATTCCTTCTGATACAGGTTTTAATGGGAGAATACATAGTTCTTTTACACAAAGTAAATACCCTTCAGGTACTTTAGGCGTTTCTTTAAATCATACAAATAAAAAAATTCAAATCTTATCTGCTTTAACGATCGGAGATGGCATTACAGGACCAACTCTTCGAAACTCTTTTTACTATCCAGATGAAACATGGAAAACTCAAAGTAACCGGAAAGATTATTACAAATATTTAAGTGGTAGATTTGGCCTTGATTACAAGATGAGTACTAATACAAATATTGGTTTTCAATACCTCATTAATCTCTCAGAATGGGACATAGATGCAAATGAAACTACTTTCATCCAAAATAAAATTAAAAACAGCCAACTAAAAACTATTTCGAATAGTGACAGTAAGGCTAATTCACACTCCTTCAACGCTAATTTTAAACATAATTTTGATTCTCTTGGAAAAGAGTTAATTATCGATTTAGATTATTTAAATTATAAAAACGATTGGAACAGAAATTTTACAACTTTACAAGAAAATTCAAGTACTGGTCAAAACGATATTTCTGATTTAAGTATAGCTGTATATTCAGGAAAAGTTCATCTTTCCTTTCCTTTTTCATTTGGAACATTGGAAACTGGAGGTAAAGTATCATTTGCAACTAACGATAGTTATACTATCCTATATCCAAATACGAATAATACTTCACTTTCTTTTGAACGCAATGACTTCGTATTTAAAGAGAATATTCAAGCTATTTACACCAATTTTAATAAATCTATCGGTGAAAGAATTGAATTAAAAGTAGGTTTACGCATTGAGAATACACATACTTCTTTCCTAACGAAAGAAACGAACAACACCAATAAAAACAATTATATCAAATTATTTCCTACCCTCTATTTAACCTATAAACTTAATGAAAATCACAATCAAGTACTAGCGTTAAACTACAGCAGACGTATCGGAAGACCTAACTACATTCAACTCAATCCATTTCGTTGGTATAGTAATCCTTTTGTATACACCGAAGGAAACCCTTCGTTGCAACCTTCATTTACAGACAATATAGAATTATCTCATACTTTTGGAAACTTAATTTCATCCTTCTATTTTTCCAGAATAAAAGCAGGTTTTGGACAAGTAACTATTACGCCAACAGATACACAAATTCAACATACCCGGTCAGAAAATTATTACAATAGCACTCAAGTTGGTTTGTCAGAATCTTTTAGTTTTAATCCATTCTCATTTTGGCAAAGCTATAATCAAGGCTTTGTTTATTATAGCAAATCTAAAGCAACAATACAAGGAATAAATCCAGAACAAAATGGTTTTGGAGCTTATTTATCAACAGATAATACATTTTCTTTAAATGCTCAAAAAACGATTGCTTTAGCCTTAAATTATTGGTACCAACTTCCTGAATCGTATGGATTAGCTTCAACAAATGGCTATGGTCAATTTGATATAGGGTTTAGTATGAAAGTTCTTAAAGAGCAACTCACAATTACAGGAAATGTTACCGATATATTTGGAACCAATCGGCCTAAATCAACTTCTTATTCTAATAATATAAAACAAATATACAACAACTACTTTGACAGTCAGTATTTTAGAATAGGTGTTAGTTATAATTTTGGTAAAAACAAGATTAAAGACTTATCAAGAGAAACAAGTAACACCGAAGAAAGATCACGAACTACAATATAA
- a CDS encoding class I lanthipeptide, whose product MNKIKLNSPLKLNKESISKLQESQMASLRGGNSSKLYGSKGASCTCGNGVTCGTQQTKSGFEE is encoded by the coding sequence ATGAACAAGATTAAATTAAATTCTCCGCTGAAGTTGAATAAAGAATCAATTTCTAAATTACAAGAAAGTCAAATGGCTTCATTAAGAGGTGGTAATTCATCTAAACTTTATGGTTCTAAAGGTGCTAGTTGTACTTGTGGCAATGGTGTAACTTGTGGAACACAACAAACAAAATCTGGATTTGAAGAGTAA
- a CDS encoding lanthionine synthetase LanC family protein, translating to MKDGLLGLSLFYYHYYLHTDNPKFLELTGKYLNKCFLYLKESQIEYFSTYDLLDLGRFTSYLNKEKVLNTDDTIDFLLDTDVYAIKLLDEQFTIKNLDSVLGVIGIGHYFLDTSQSINRDKTMNYIIDFISDSSIIDTDDSIYWTFPSAQLGQEVRVKRFGPTNGQAGVLNFLLKALQQGYQSKNCTELIEKSIANLLKSKGIYQGFRTFPYALFPEYEEPYQNIAYGDIGVGNFLYRYGVFSKQPKLKTIGLQTIERASEFRDTEYLFIKDAPLLHGASGLAAFFETYAKETNSKKINKAASYWRNQVLNFSTLTNHWAGFKTYYNGYDNRFQLSYAYGISGIGLFLMHSKQDIKHAYLSFLNFHIE from the coding sequence ATGAAAGATGGGCTTTTAGGGCTTAGTTTATTTTATTATCACTATTATCTTCATACTGACAACCCTAAATTTTTAGAATTAACCGGCAAATATTTAAACAAGTGTTTCTTATATCTAAAAGAATCTCAGATTGAATATTTTTCTACTTATGATCTCTTAGACCTTGGTAGATTTACTTCATACTTAAACAAAGAAAAAGTATTAAATACAGATGATACCATAGATTTTCTTCTAGATACTGATGTATACGCAATAAAACTACTTGATGAACAATTTACAATTAAAAACCTCGATTCTGTTCTTGGAGTAATAGGTATAGGTCATTATTTTCTTGACACATCTCAATCTATAAATAGAGATAAAACAATGAACTATATTATTGATTTTATCTCAGATTCTTCGATAATTGACACGGATGACAGTATTTATTGGACATTCCCATCAGCTCAATTGGGTCAAGAAGTGAGAGTAAAAAGATTCGGGCCGACAAACGGACAAGCGGGAGTTCTAAATTTTTTATTGAAAGCATTACAGCAAGGTTATCAAAGTAAAAATTGCACAGAGCTTATAGAAAAAAGTATTGCTAATCTTTTGAAATCAAAAGGAATTTATCAGGGATTTCGTACATTTCCGTATGCTCTTTTTCCAGAATATGAAGAACCATATCAAAATATAGCCTATGGAGATATTGGAGTTGGTAATTTTTTATATAGGTATGGGGTTTTTAGCAAACAACCAAAATTAAAAACGATTGGATTACAAACAATCGAAAGAGCAAGTGAATTCCGAGATACGGAATATCTTTTTATTAAGGACGCTCCCTTATTGCACGGTGCTAGTGGTCTTGCAGCATTTTTTGAAACTTATGCCAAAGAAACAAATTCTAAAAAAATAAATAAAGCAGCCTCTTATTGGCGTAACCAAGTATTAAATTTTAGTACTTTGACAAACCATTGGGCAGGCTTTAAGACTTACTATAACGGTTATGACAATCGATTTCAACTCTCTTATGCCTATGGTATATCAGGTATTGGGCTATTTTTAATGCATTCCAAACAAGATATAAAGCATGCTTATTTATCTTTTTTAAATTTTCACATTGAATAA
- a CDS encoding lanthionine synthetase LanC family protein: MEEKIKKINTKILDLVLNTDFTKLEDHGLFTGKLGVVLYLLSLYKRDQAPILKEKIQILIEQIFSDLSSNKSQLLHDIGLYDGLTGLGYLLFCLKQDNFIDSEIDNQINIINELVIDQAYQMLDEGAFDFFYGPIGILHYFDYIKNDKLCEAIIHQLYQIGQQNNFIYYNITHDPYSEGLNFGFAHGSAALVAVLLNIYQRGVCVDYTKEIIIGILDNMLLFRKDNIDLTKSILVDTLPTSYKTEFPYNVVADDSIIDLQYIRNNQHNKLHYSGRLGWCNGDLSMLFILFKAAIVVKKDIYKEIANQLIHRTVLRLHENDTKVKDSFICHGSAGIAMLYRKLFQLTGENKFNEANKLWIEKTIDLLEKEYSQYSSIPEIIQLLTGFCGSSLVLESHLTNTSFSEFENLFLCMTPYE; this comes from the coding sequence ATGGAAGAAAAAATAAAAAAAATTAATACAAAAATTCTTGACTTAGTTTTAAATACAGATTTTACAAAACTAGAAGATCATGGGCTGTTCACAGGGAAATTGGGAGTAGTACTTTATCTTCTATCTTTATATAAAAGAGATCAAGCCCCCATCTTAAAAGAAAAAATTCAAATCCTTATAGAACAGATTTTTTCTGATTTATCATCAAACAAAAGTCAATTACTTCATGATATAGGTTTATACGATGGTTTAACTGGATTAGGCTATTTGCTTTTTTGCTTAAAGCAAGATAATTTCATCGACTCAGAAATAGATAATCAAATTAACATTATTAATGAATTAGTTATTGACCAAGCTTATCAAATGCTTGATGAAGGAGCTTTTGATTTTTTTTATGGACCTATTGGCATATTACATTACTTTGACTATATCAAAAATGATAAACTATGTGAAGCAATCATTCATCAATTATATCAAATTGGACAACAAAATAATTTTATTTACTACAACATAACCCATGATCCTTATTCTGAAGGATTAAACTTTGGTTTTGCCCATGGTTCTGCAGCACTTGTAGCAGTTTTATTAAATATATATCAGCGAGGAGTATGTGTTGATTATACAAAAGAAATTATAATTGGAATTTTGGACAATATGTTACTGTTTAGAAAAGATAATATTGATCTCACAAAATCCATTCTAGTAGATACTTTACCAACTAGTTACAAAACGGAATTTCCTTATAATGTTGTTGCAGATGACTCAATAATTGATTTACAATATATCCGTAATAATCAACACAATAAGCTACATTATTCAGGGCGATTAGGATGGTGCAACGGCGATTTAAGTATGCTTTTTATTTTATTCAAGGCTGCAATAGTAGTAAAAAAAGATATATACAAAGAAATAGCGAATCAACTAATCCACCGTACCGTTCTTCGATTGCACGAAAACGATACCAAAGTAAAAGATTCATTTATATGTCATGGCTCTGCTGGAATTGCAATGTTGTACCGTAAACTTTTCCAATTAACTGGTGAAAATAAATTTAATGAGGCAAATAAATTATGGATAGAAAAAACAATTGACCTATTAGAAAAAGAATATTCCCAATATAGCAGTATACCCGAAATTATTCAACTTTTAACAGGGTTTTGTGGCTCTTCTTTAGTTTTAGAATCTCATTTAACGAATACTTCATTTTCTGAATTTGAAAACCTTTTTTTATGCATGACTCCTTATGAATAA
- a CDS encoding LLM class flavin-dependent oxidoreductase: protein MNNLQIGLLDLGHRENKNSLATFQQILDYACAADTLHFSRFWLAEHHNTNPFAPYTNPEIIITLIAAMTEHIRIGAAGILLNLYEPYHIATTFKLLNNLYNNRIDLGLAKGIPSNHFTKTLINNEGPRNFHSKLDELYNYFQNEDNLIKEKQILIPPFRGIVPDLWYLTNSYKNFPIVIDTKSNLCRSIMHGSQSLELEYEKETLLKQKEIYFKKHGIYPKISLALAIILDTDLRKAEKKNTALNTLNNSESSFITAIPCTYKSLYNLLHDFQDKYGIDEFILYDMESNNNKKIKNIEQISRIMNLQNI, encoded by the coding sequence ATGAATAATTTACAAATTGGCTTATTAGATCTAGGTCATCGAGAGAATAAAAACTCTCTAGCTACCTTTCAGCAAATATTAGATTATGCTTGTGCAGCTGATACTTTACATTTCTCTAGATTTTGGTTAGCAGAACATCATAATACAAATCCATTCGCTCCATATACGAATCCGGAGATAATAATTACATTAATAGCAGCTATGACAGAACATATTCGAATAGGCGCTGCGGGTATATTATTAAATCTATATGAGCCCTATCACATCGCTACAACTTTTAAATTATTAAATAATTTATATAATAACAGAATTGATTTAGGGCTAGCTAAAGGTATTCCTTCCAATCATTTCACTAAAACATTAATAAACAATGAAGGTCCACGAAATTTTCATTCAAAACTAGATGAACTTTATAATTACTTCCAAAATGAAGATAATTTAATCAAAGAAAAACAGATTTTAATTCCTCCTTTTCGGGGAATAGTTCCTGATTTATGGTATCTCACCAATTCTTATAAAAACTTTCCCATAGTTATTGACACGAAAAGTAATCTTTGTCGATCCATCATGCATGGATCACAATCTCTCGAGCTTGAATATGAAAAAGAAACACTCCTAAAACAAAAAGAAATTTACTTTAAGAAACATGGTATTTATCCAAAGATTTCTCTTGCATTAGCTATTATACTAGATACCGATTTGAGAAAAGCAGAAAAAAAAAATACCGCACTAAATACACTGAATAACTCAGAATCTAGTTTTATTACCGCCATTCCTTGTACCTACAAAAGTCTTTACAACTTATTACATGATTTTCAAGATAAATATGGTATAGATGAGTTTATCCTATATGACATGGAGAGTAACAATAATAAAAAAATAAAAAATATAGAGCAAATTAGTAGGATTATGAATCTTCAAAATATTTAA